The DNA segment TAGCATAAGAGGATATGAGCCAGACAAGATGCCTGCGTATGAATTAATAAAACAAGTTATAGAGGCTGGTACATACGCACCAACTAGTATGGGAATGCAATCGCCAATAATTATAGCAGTAACCAATAAGGCAGTGCGCGACAAACTATCTAAGATGAATGGAGATATTCTTGGTACAAAATCAGACCCTTTTTATGGTGCTCCGGTAGTCCTTATAGTACTGGCAAGTAGAGAACGTCCGACATATATTTATGACGGTAGTCTGGTTATGGGAAACCTCATGAATGCCGCTCATTCTGTAGGATTAGGAAGTTGTTGGATTCACCGTGCGAAAGAAGTTTTCGATTCTGCAGAAGGTAAAGCCATGCTTAAAGAATGGGGAATTGAAGGAGATTACGAAGGTATTGCTCATTGTGTAATTGGATATGCACTTAAAGATGCGCCAACAGCAAAACCTCGCAAAAGCGATTATGTAAAATATATAAGATAACTATTTAATGTCTATTTAATATAGCCATTAGCTTTAAGTTCTTTTACAACCTCTTCAAGTGATTCGTACCACTTTTCTCCGAATCTCTGTATAAGTGGTTGCTTCAAGAATTTATAGACAGGAACATCAAGTTCTTTACCTTTTTCCCTAGCACACTTGCATACATCCCATACATGGTAGTTAAGTCCTACCATATCTTCTCCAATCTTAACCTCTCTTATAGGATAAAGATAACAGCTTATCGGTTTACAGAATCTCGTTTTCCCTGAACGATAAGCTTTTTCGAGTGTACAATAGCAACAACCTTTATCATGACATGTAAAGACACAGTCCTTCCCATTAACAATGCTAGTGACCATACATCCTTCTTGGTCAATATACGCTACCCCTTGTTTGTCTATCACAGCCTGCGCCGAAGCCGACAAATCATCCCAAACAGTATCTAGCGAATCCTCTATCCCTCCGATTTCATCTAAGGTGACAGGTGCACCGGCATCACCCTCAACGCAACATTCACCATTGCATTTTTCAAGGTCACAACAAAACTTCTCTGTAAGACAATCAAGAGAAATCAATACATTATCTACTTCTATAATTGGTGGCGTATCCATATATAATTACCATTTAATAGGTTCTTCTCCATTTTGTATCAGATAATCATTTGCCCTACTGAAATGTTTATTTCCAAAAAAGCCACGATAAGCAGACAAAGGAGACGGATGGGCTGACTTTAATACAAGATGCCTGGAAGGGTCAATATATGCCGCCTTACCTTGAGCATAACTACCCCACAGTATAAATACTAAATGTTCCCTATCTTTTGCCAAAGCCTTTATTGCTGCATCTGTAAACTCTTCCCAACCCCTACGTTGATGGCTTCCTGCCTGATGTGCTCTGACAGTAAGTGTAGCGTTAAGAAGAAGTACTCCCTGCTCCGCCCAACGAGAAAGATTTCCGCTCAAAGGAGCAGGGGTACCAAAATCATTCTGTATCTCTTTAAAAATGTTGACTAGTGACGGAGGAAACTGTATCCCATCATTTACAGAGAAGCACAATCCATGCGCCTGACCTGGTTCATGATACGGATCCTGTCCTATAATCACCACTTTAACTTTATCAAATGGACATAGATTGAAAGCATTAAAAATCATTTTACCCGGAGGATAACATGTATTATGCATATATTCCTCACGCACAAACTTAGTCAAATCCAGAAAATATTGTTTCTCGAATTCGGCACCAATATGAGTTTTCCAGCTATCTTCAATCTTAACGTCCATAAGCTTATTTTATTTATCTGAAATCAGATTTTCACCTGTCATATCTGAAGGTTGCCCCAATCCCATAATATGAAGAATAGAAGGCGCAACATCAGCAAGACGACCATCTTTTACTTTTGCACTATTGTTATCTGTTACATATACAAATGGTACAGGGTTAAGAGAATGTGCAGTATTTGGTGTTCCATCAGAATTTATTGCATTATCGGCATTACCATGGTCTGCTATTATTATAGCCTCGTAACCGGTTTCCTTGACAGCTTTAATTACCTCTTTAACACAGTTGTCTACAGCCCATACAGCTTTTGCTATGGCATTGTATATACCTGTATGACCTACCATATCACCATTAGCGAAGTTTACTACGATAAAATCATACTTATCCTCCTTTATGGCAGCTACAAGTTTGTCCTTAACCTCAAAAGCACTCATTTCAGGTTTCAGATCATAAGTAGCAACCTTAGGAGAAGGCACTAATATTCTATCCTCTCCCTCGTAAGGAGCTTCGCGACCACCATTAAAGAAGAATGTTACATGAGCATATTTCTCGGTTTCAGCAGTATGCAATTGTTTTTTACCATTTTTACTCAAGAATTCTCCTAAAGTATCCATAACATTCTCTTTTGGGAATAGGATATGAACGCCCTTGAAAGAAGCATCATAAGGAGTCATACAATAATATTGAAGATTTGGTACAGTCTTCATACCTTCCTCTGGCATATCCTTCTGAGTAAGTACCTGAGTAAGCTCTTTTGCACGGTCATTACGGAAGTTTATGAAAATAACTACATCACCTTCTTTGATAGAACCATCAACAGTTGAGTTTGTTATAGGTTTGATAAATTCATCAGTGACATCCTCGGCATAGCTTTCTTCCATTGCCTTAACCATATCAGTAGCTTTCTTTCCTTTAGCATCTACCAATAAATCATAAGCCTCTTTTACACGGTTCCAACGTTTATCGCGGTCCATTGCGTAGAAACGACCAATGATACTTGCTATATGGCAATCTGTTTTACCACAGACATCCTCTAATTCTTTGATAAATCCGGCACCACTTTTAGGATCCGTATCACGTCCATCCATAAAACAGTGAATGAATGTGTTTTTTAATCCATATTCTTTAGATACCTCACACAACTTAAAAAGATGATCTAATGAAGAATGCACTCCACCATTAGATGTAAGACCCATAAAATGTACTTTTTTGCCAGTCTCTTTAGCATATGTGAAAGCTGATACTATCTCAGGATTCTTCATGATAGAACCATCCTTGCAAGCACGATTTATCTTTACCAGGTCCTGATAGACCACACGACCAGCTCCAATATTAAGGTGTCCTACCTCAGAGTTGCCCATCTGTCCTTCAGGCAAACCAACATCTTCACCACTAGCCTGCAACTGAGAGTGTGCACTTGTTGCGAAAAGGAGGTCTATATAAGGAGTTGGTGTATTATAAATAACATCACCTTTACCATGTTTTCCGATTCCCCAACCATCGAGGATCATTAATAATGCTTTTTTTGCCATAATTGTAATAATTATAATTCTAGAATTTGACCGCAAAGTTACTTTAATTCGGGTGGAATACAAAATAAAATAAGTTTTATTTTATTACTAAATGTATGTCACATTAAACATTCTTTATTGTCACCTATAAACATTATTCTATTTTAACTCTAAAAGCATATAAAATACGCAAGGTTTTATATAATTAAACCGTTGGCATAATTAATTATACTAGCCATTTTATTTATTTTATTGCACTATCGTGTTATTCTTATACAGATTAGTTGTGCTAATAAAATATCTTTTTTATTTTGGTTTGTTGCTTAATTTCACTATATTTGCAACCTAAAATTTATTAACTTATTATCATGAAAATTATAAAAAGGACTACTATTTTTTTAGCAGCTATAATCTGTAGCGCAGAACTTTCAGCACAGGTCAATGCTCCTAAACTAAACGCCAATAATATTGACGAAGTGATTAAGGCAATGACTCTCGAAGAAAAAGCATCTTTGCTTGTAGGTGGAGGAAATGATGGATTTGCCGGTAGCGGTGCAATGATGGGTGCACAGAAAAAGTTGGTAGCAGGTGCTGCCGGTATAACTGTGGCTATACCACGTCTTGGCATACCTTCTATCGTATTGACAGACGGACCTGCAGGAGTGCATATAGACGCTACTCGCGAAGGTACTTCACAGACATTTTATGCCACAGGGTTTCCTATCGGTACGGCCTTGGCGTGTACATGGAATACTGATCTCATAAGGTCTGTAGGTAAGGCTATCGGCAATGAGGTGCTAGAGTATGGATGTGATGTAATACTAGGTCCGGGGATGAATCTTCACCGTAATCCTCTTTGTGGACGTAACTTTGAATATTACTCTGAAGATCCTTTGGTTACAGGAAAAATCGGTGCTGCAATGGTACAGGGCATACAGAGCCAAGGTGTTGGTACTAGTGCAAAACATTTCGCAGTAAACTCTCAAGAGAGTGATCGCACAAAGGTTGACGAAAGACTTTCACAACGTGCTCTGCGTGAACTTTATCTTAAAGGTTTCGAAATAATGGTAAAAGAGAGTCAGCCATGGACCATGATGGCTTCTTACAATAAGATAAATGGAACTTTCTCTCAAGAAAGCCACGACCTGCTAACTACAATATTACGTAATGAGTGGGGATTCAAGGGTGCTGTCATGACAGATTGGATAGGTAAACGTAATACGCCGGCACAGGTACATGCCGGAAATGACTTGATGATGCCGGGATATCCTGCACAAGCAAAAGAGATCATACAAAGTGCAAAAGATGGGAGTCTGGACATTAATGACGTCAATAATGATGTAAAGCATATACTGGATATTGTTGTAAAATCTCCTAAATTTAAAGGTTATAAGTATAGCGATACTCCCGACCTTAAAGCTCATGCAATGATAACGCGTCAAAGTTCTACAGAAGGAATGGTTCTACTTAAAAATGAGAAAAACACCCTACCCTTGCAGAATATCAGAAAAGTTGCTCTTTTTGGAGTAAACTCATATGATTTTCTTTCATGCGGACTAGGTTCAGGCTGTGTTCACGCCCCCTATGTTATTGATATGGTAGCGGGTCTTAATAATGCAGGCATATCAACTACGAAGACTCTTACAGACATATACCAGAAATATGTGGAATATGAAAGAATAAAGTTTCAGGCAGACAAAGACCCAACAATGTGGTTTCTGAGTCAAGGTCAACCTAAGTTACCTGAGATGGATGTAACTAAGCGTTGCATAGACTCTGAAATTGATAATGCTGATGCAGCTATATTTACTATCGGAAGACAGGCTGGCGAAGGACTTGATCGGGATATCAACACAGACTTTAATATAAGCGAATCTGAACGTAAAATATTAAGTGACGTAAGTAATGCTTTCCATCAACATGGCAAACCTTTAATTGTAATAATAAATTCAGGATCTGTAATAGAAACTGCTTCCTGGAGAGACATGGCTGATGCTATACTTGTTGCATGGCAACCTGGTGAGGAGGGAGGAAATGCTGTTGCAGATGTATTAACAGGCAAGGCTAATCCTTCGGGAAAGCTTACCATGACATGGCCTATATCTGCGACAGATCATTTTTCTACAAAAAACTTCCCTCAAGATATGTCTCTTTATGATTATAAATCAATGAAAGATTGGGGAGCACCTATCAAATGCTCTGACTTTACCAATCATGAGGAGGACATTTATGTAGGATATCGGTACTTCGATACATTCAACAAGAATGTTTCATATCCTTTTGGCTATGGTTTGTCTTATACTACATTCAGTTATAGTCATCCTTCTGTGAAAGTTAATGGTGATAATGTTGAAGTATCTATAAATATCAAAAATACCGGCAGCAAATCCGGTAAAGAAGTTGCCGAGGTATATGTATCAGCACCAAAGGGGAAACTACAAAAGCCTACTAAAGAACTTAAAGCTTTTGGCAAGACTAGAGATTTGAAACCTGGTGAAAGTGAAACTCTAAAGATGTCTATTAAAAAGATGGATTTGGCTTCGTTCGATGACACTCAGAGTGAATGGGTCGTAGATAAAGGAACATATACATTCAGAATTGGAGCTTCTAGCCGCGATATAAAGGCATCAGCAACAGTCGGAATATCAGGGGCTACTGAAAAGGTTAACGATGTTATGAAACCTCAGCAGGTTTTAAATTTGCTGAGACAGTAAATATATTATTTGAATAAAATTATGGTTATATGATATTTGTTGGGTACAATATATCACTGTACGACAATATCATATAACCATTTAATAATATATTCTTTATACACGGAAGTATCATATTTATAAATCAGTTTTGCTTTCAGTTAAGGGTTAAGTATCTGATTTTCAGATTGTTCGGCTGAAGGCAACTTTAGATGTACTATATAATATGCCATTTCTTTTTACTAAATATTTCATTATGTATTTTACTAAAAAAGGGTGCTTGCTAAAGACAAAATAAGGCTATTCTACCCACAAAAGCAATGCTTTTTTGTTGCCGTAATAATTATTTACGACTGTTCGACCTAGGTCGCACAACCGTTTGACGAAGGTCGCACGATCATTCGACCTAGGTCGAAACTTCTCGGAGCATAGCTTTTACAACTTATTATCTATGTATTTTAAATATGACAGAGAAGGTTTTGCATGAAATAAGTGTATATAAGACTAAAATGCCTATATTAAGGTGGTTTCAATCAACCAATACTAAGGATAAGGCTTAAAAGGGTCAACCCTAATTCGAGAAACAAAAAATAGAGGGGCATGATCCAAATTTTGAAGTTGCCTTCAGCCGAACAATCTGAAAATCAGATACTTAACCCTTAACTGAAAGCAAGACTTAATTAACATTTATAAAAAACATACACCTATTTATAACGTAATACAGACATACAGTATTTTACGAAACAAAAAAATCCCCGCAAATTATCGTTTGCGGGGATTAATGTTATTATCTAATTATTAATTAGAAATCCTGTTTGTCTAATGAATCATTAAAATCCTTTGGCTCTTTGTTTTCCATAGGATCATGAAAATCTTTATGTTCGAAATGACGTGGCTCGCCATCATTGAATTCTGGACGAGGACGACGCTCACCTCTATCAGGACGAGGACGACGTTCGCCACGCTCTGGACGAGGACGACGCTCACGCTCTACATATCCTTCCGGTTTAGGAAGAAGTGCACGACGAGAAAGTTTGTATTTGCCAGTCTTAGGATCTATCTCCATCAGTTTAACCTGAATCTTATCACCCTCTTTAATACCAGCCTCTTCTACTGTTTCAAGACGTTTCCAGTCTATCTCTGAGATATGAAGCAATCCGTCTTTTCCAGGCATGATCTCTACGAAACAGCCATAAGGCATTATCGAACGTACTGTTCCTTCGTAAACTTCACCTACATCAGGAACAGCTACAATTCCCTTAATCTTAGCAAGAGCTGCATCGATAACATCCTTGTTAGCACCGCTAACCTGAACCTTACCCTTACCCTCTACTTCGTCAATAGTAATTGTTGCACCTGTTTCTTCCTGCATCTGCTGTATAATCTTTCCACCAGGACCTATTATAGCGCCAATGAATTCTTTAGGTATCTCAATAGCTACAATACGTGGAACCTGTGGTTTAAGTTCGGCACGTGGTTCAGATATAGTATCAGTAAGTTTACCTAAGATATACTCACGACCTGCTTTAGCCTGTAGAAGAGCTTTCTCAAGAATATCGAAACTCAGTCCGTCACACTTGATATCCATCTGTGTTGCAGTAAGACCATCTTTTGTACCTGTTGTCTTGAAGTCCATATCTCCAAGGTGATCTTCATCACCAAGGATATCACTCAATACTGCATATTTATCTTCGCCAGGGTTCTTGATAAGTCCCATAGCTATACCGCTTACAGGTTTCTTCATTGGAACACCGGCATCCATAAGTGCAAGTGTACCTGCACATACTGTAGCCATAGATGAAGAACCGTTGCTCTCTAGAATCTCAGAAACAAGACGTACTGTATAAGGATAGTCTGCTGGAATCTGATTCTTAAGTGCACGCCATGCCAAATGACCATGACCAATCTCACGACGACCTACACCACGCTGTGATTTAGCCTCGCCTGTACAGAAAGGAGGGAAATTATAATGTAGGATAAAACGCTGGTAGCTCTTGTTAAGAACATCATCTACCATCTTTTCATCCAATTTTGTACCAAGTGTACATGTAGTAAGAGACATTGTCTCGCCACGCTGGAACAAAGAAGATCCATGAGGCATTGGCAGTGGAGAAACCTCGCACCAGATAGGGCGAATTTCGTCTGTCTTACGACCATCAAGGCGCTTACCTTCGTCTAGAAGGCAACGACGCATAGAGTCACGCATTACATCTGCATAGTAGCGGTCAATAAGTGCATATTTTGCAGCAATTTCGTCTTCGCTCAACTCTGTATGAGCTGCGGCATAAGATTCCTCAAAATCAGCCTTAATCTTATCGAAAGAGTCTTCACGCTCTTTTTTGTCTTTATTTCCGGCTTCTGCTATAGCATAGCATTTATCATATGTTTCCTTACGGAGCTGTTCACGAAGTTCTTCGTCATTATTCTCATGACAATATTCGCGCTTAACATCTGTGCCAAGTTCTTTAGATAGTTCGAGCTGAATTTCACACATAGGTGCAATAGCTTGCTGTGCTGCCTTAAGTGCTCCGAGCAAATCCTGCTCTGATACTTCCTGCATTTCACCCTCAACCATCATAATATTGTCTTTAGAAGCACCTACCATGACATCCATATCAGCCTCTTTCATCTGTGCGATTGTCGGGTTGATTACGTATTCACCCTTAATACGGGCTACACGAACTTCTGATATAGGGCATTCTAGTGGAATATCTGAACAAGCCAAAGCGGCTGAAGCGGCAAATCCTGCTAATGCATCCGGCATATCTACACCATCGGCTGAGAATACAATAACATTAACGAATACTTCTGCATGGAAATTAGAAGGAAAGAGAGGGCGCAATGCGCGGTCTACAAGACGACAAGTAAGAATTTCATTGTCTGTTGCTTTACCTTCGCGTTTGGTAAAACCGCCCGGGAAACGACCGGCTGCGGCATACTGTTCTCTGTACTCTACCTGCAAAGGCATAAAATCTGTTCCGGGAACTGCATCTTTTGCGGCACAAACTGTGGCCAAAAGAACGGTATTGCCCATACGGAGGACACATGAACCGTCGCACTGTTTTGCCACTTTCCCGGTTTCAATGCTGATGGTTCTTCCGTCAGGCAATGAAACTGTTTTCGTAATTACGTTCATCTAAATTAAAACTTTATTGTTTTGATTACATCTAAATATCTTACAAAGATAGGACTCTCCTATTTTTGTTTTTACCGGGCAAAGATAATCAAAAATGTAATAACAAAAGATTTTTTATTCTTAAATCTATATTTAATTCGGTTTTTTTATGTTTTTTCCTGCCTTATCCAACAATTTATCATTTCACTGTTGACTTTCATTTGATTTTATTTCTCAATTCTCGATTAAAATTTATAACTTTGCAGCGATGTTGAAAAATATAATTATAGTGGCTATCGGCAGCGGTATCGGAGGAGTAGTACGCTACTTGCTGTCTAAAGTGATACAGGGATCGATACTTACTTCGTTCCCTATTGGTACTTTAGTAGTGAATCTTCTTGGATGTTTGCTCATCGGTATCTTCTATGGTTTGTTTGACAGAGGTTCGCTACTTAATCCTAATCTCAGGTTACTGCTCACGGTAGGTTTCTGCGGTGGTTTCACTACTTTCAGCACATTTATGAACGAGAGTCTGCAACTTTTCAGATCTGACAATATTCTTTATGGTGCTCTTTATGCCGGTGGCAGTGTATTCCTTGGGCTTCTTGCTGTATTTTTAGGCAGTCAGTTGATAAAACAAATATAACTATAATATGAAAAAGACAATCTTAAAATTATTTTACGTTTGCGTGATAGTCGTCACTACAATTGGAGTATCTTCATGTGGTAGACAGAAATTCCATATAGAGGGTAATATCACAGATGCTAAAGATTCTACTCTATATTTCGAGAATGTAGGACTTAACGGTCCGGTAGTACTTGATTCTGTAAAATTGGCTGAGGATGGATCATTCTCTTTCAGTGGAAATAAGACAAATGCTCCTGAATTCTACCGCCTGAGAATTGCAGGACAATGCATAAATTTATCCATCGACTCAACAGAGACTGTAACTGTAAAGGCTTCTTATCCTACTATGCCTACAAAATACACAGTAAGCGGCTCTTACAACTGTTCTAAAATAAAAGAGCTGGCTCTTATGCAAATAGATCTAACCAACAAGGCTACAGCTTTGAATAATAACTCACAACTTGGAGGCCTTGCACAAGACAGTATAGCGAAATTGGTCGAAGCATATAAGAGCAAAGTAAAACATGACTATATATTCAAGGAGCCAAATAAGGCATATGCTTATTATGCTTTATTCCAGACTTTAGGCAACTCGCTAATTTTCAATCCACGCAACAACAAGGATGATATAAAGGTTTTTGCTGCTGTAGCAACTAGTTGGGATACTTATTACCCTAAAGCTATGAGAGGAAAAAATCTGCATAACATAGCAATAGAGGGAATGAAGAACACACGCATTGTTGAAGCCCAAAACAATCAGAAGATAGACGCCAGCAAAGTCACTGTATCAGGTGTTATTGATATCCCACTATATGACAACAATGGTCATTTGCGTCATCTCACAGATCTGAAAGGCAAAGTGGTCATGTTGGATTTCCATGTATTTGCAACAAAAGAATCGACACAGAGGATAATGGCTCTGCGCAGTATATATAATAAGTATCATAATAAGGGATTTGAGATCTATCAAGTTTCTCTTGATCAAGACGAGCATTTCTGGAAAGTTAATACTGCCGAACTGCCATGGATATCAGTAAGAGATGCCGATGGTATGGATTCACGTTATCTAACTACTTATAACATACAGAACCTACCTGCATTTTTCTTAATAGACAAAAACAACTCTCTTGTTAAACGCGATTCTCAAATCAAGAATCTTGACGAGGAAATAAAGAAATTGCTGTAATGTTCGGAATTCTTTAAAAAGAATTATTTAGTCGTAATTAATCGACAGATAATAAAAATAATGTTCCAACCTTGAAAGCAGGTTGGGACATTATTTTTAACAGGAAAATTAGTCTGTTTAATGTTATATTCGAATAGCACTAGAAGCTCTGCAACCAAGCCTTAAGTTCTAATTCCATTTCGATATGGTACATAAAGTTTTCACGGAATCCCCATCCATGACCTCCTGAAGGATAAACATGAAGAGACGCAGGAACATCGTGACGATAAAGTTCGAAATAATAATTTACGCCATTAGCCGGTTGTACAGCATTATCATCATCGCTTAAAGTAATGAAAGCTCTAGGTGTATTTCTTGTTACCTTCATATCATTGCTATATTCATCCTCCAGTTTTTTCTTTACGTCTTTACCGAAGAAATTATCGTGCGAACCCTGATGCGTATAACCGGGTTGCATAGTAATAACAGGATAGAAAAGTATCTGGAAGTTAGGATATGCGTCTTTTTCAGAATGAGTTGCTATTGTTGAAGCCAAATGACCGCCGGCAGAAGAACCCATTATACCAACATTATTTGGATCAATATGCCACGCCACTGCATTACGGCGAACAAGTTTGATTGCTTCTTCCGCATCAGATATAGGCACTAAATAGTTTCCACGTGGCATACGGTATTTCAGTACTATTGCAGCTATACCCATCTTATTGAAAAAAGGAGCCCAGTCGTAGCCTTCATGGTCAATTGCAAGATGAGCATATGCGCCTCCAGGACAAATTACGACAGCACGGCCAGTAGCTTTCTGAGGATTTGGAAGGTATACCCGAACCTTTGCTGTATCGTTTACATCTCCATTATTATTGGGAGCTCCTCCCTGCCAAAGATTCATGTCTAAAGGTTTCTGAGCTGTAGCCGACATTGAAACTGCAACTAAAGCTAATAGCAATAATGATTTAATTTGTTTCATTGTTTTTATTAATAGTATAATTTGATAACTTTTTATGTAAATATTTTGATAATCAGTTGCAAAGATAGGTATTTTTTTGTAATATTGCAGTCGTTATTAATCAAAGATATTATGCATAAACAGTTTTTAATTATTTCAGCTTTTGCCGCAATTGCCTTAAGTGCTCAAGCAAAGGTAACCTTACCTCATCTAATTAGTGATAACATGATTTTACAGCAAAATAGCGATGCCCGACT comes from the Xylanibacter oryzae DSM 17970 genome and includes:
- a CDS encoding nitroreductase — its product is MNETLENMKSRRSIRGYEPDKMPAYELIKQVIEAGTYAPTSMGMQSPIIIAVTNKAVRDKLSKMNGDILGTKSDPFYGAPVVLIVLASRERPTYIYDGSLVMGNLMNAAHSVGLGSCWIHRAKEVFDSAEGKAMLKEWGIEGDYEGIAHCVIGYALKDAPTAKPRKSDYVKYIR
- a CDS encoding DUF3109 family protein, coding for MDTPPIIEVDNVLISLDCLTEKFCCDLEKCNGECCVEGDAGAPVTLDEIGGIEDSLDTVWDDLSASAQAVIDKQGVAYIDQEGCMVTSIVNGKDCVFTCHDKGCCYCTLEKAYRSGKTRFCKPISCYLYPIREVKIGEDMVGLNYHVWDVCKCAREKGKELDVPVYKFLKQPLIQRFGEKWYESLEEVVKELKANGYIK
- the ung gene encoding uracil-DNA glycosylase — protein: MDVKIEDSWKTHIGAEFEKQYFLDLTKFVREEYMHNTCYPPGKMIFNAFNLCPFDKVKVVIIGQDPYHEPGQAHGLCFSVNDGIQFPPSLVNIFKEIQNDFGTPAPLSGNLSRWAEQGVLLLNATLTVRAHQAGSHQRRGWEEFTDAAIKALAKDREHLVFILWGSYAQGKAAYIDPSRHLVLKSAHPSPLSAYRGFFGNKHFSRANDYLIQNGEEPIKW
- the gpmI gene encoding 2,3-bisphosphoglycerate-independent phosphoglycerate mutase, whose protein sequence is MAKKALLMILDGWGIGKHGKGDVIYNTPTPYIDLLFATSAHSQLQASGEDVGLPEGQMGNSEVGHLNIGAGRVVYQDLVKINRACKDGSIMKNPEIVSAFTYAKETGKKVHFMGLTSNGGVHSSLDHLFKLCEVSKEYGLKNTFIHCFMDGRDTDPKSGAGFIKELEDVCGKTDCHIASIIGRFYAMDRDKRWNRVKEAYDLLVDAKGKKATDMVKAMEESYAEDVTDEFIKPITNSTVDGSIKEGDVVIFINFRNDRAKELTQVLTQKDMPEEGMKTVPNLQYYCMTPYDASFKGVHILFPKENVMDTLGEFLSKNGKKQLHTAETEKYAHVTFFFNGGREAPYEGEDRILVPSPKVATYDLKPEMSAFEVKDKLVAAIKEDKYDFIVVNFANGDMVGHTGIYNAIAKAVWAVDNCVKEVIKAVKETGYEAIIIADHGNADNAINSDGTPNTAHSLNPVPFVYVTDNNSAKVKDGRLADVAPSILHIMGLGQPSDMTGENLISDK
- a CDS encoding glycoside hydrolase family 3 C-terminal domain-containing protein, translating into MKIIKRTTIFLAAIICSAELSAQVNAPKLNANNIDEVIKAMTLEEKASLLVGGGNDGFAGSGAMMGAQKKLVAGAAGITVAIPRLGIPSIVLTDGPAGVHIDATREGTSQTFYATGFPIGTALACTWNTDLIRSVGKAIGNEVLEYGCDVILGPGMNLHRNPLCGRNFEYYSEDPLVTGKIGAAMVQGIQSQGVGTSAKHFAVNSQESDRTKVDERLSQRALRELYLKGFEIMVKESQPWTMMASYNKINGTFSQESHDLLTTILRNEWGFKGAVMTDWIGKRNTPAQVHAGNDLMMPGYPAQAKEIIQSAKDGSLDINDVNNDVKHILDIVVKSPKFKGYKYSDTPDLKAHAMITRQSSTEGMVLLKNEKNTLPLQNIRKVALFGVNSYDFLSCGLGSGCVHAPYVIDMVAGLNNAGISTTKTLTDIYQKYVEYERIKFQADKDPTMWFLSQGQPKLPEMDVTKRCIDSEIDNADAAIFTIGRQAGEGLDRDINTDFNISESERKILSDVSNAFHQHGKPLIVIINSGSVIETASWRDMADAILVAWQPGEEGGNAVADVLTGKANPSGKLTMTWPISATDHFSTKNFPQDMSLYDYKSMKDWGAPIKCSDFTNHEEDIYVGYRYFDTFNKNVSYPFGYGLSYTTFSYSHPSVKVNGDNVEVSINIKNTGSKSGKEVAEVYVSAPKGKLQKPTKELKAFGKTRDLKPGESETLKMSIKKMDLASFDDTQSEWVVDKGTYTFRIGASSRDIKASATVGISGATEKVNDVMKPQQVLNLLRQ
- a CDS encoding polyribonucleotide nucleotidyltransferase, with translation MNVITKTVSLPDGRTISIETGKVAKQCDGSCVLRMGNTVLLATVCAAKDAVPGTDFMPLQVEYREQYAAAGRFPGGFTKREGKATDNEILTCRLVDRALRPLFPSNFHAEVFVNVIVFSADGVDMPDALAGFAASAALACSDIPLECPISEVRVARIKGEYVINPTIAQMKEADMDVMVGASKDNIMMVEGEMQEVSEQDLLGALKAAQQAIAPMCEIQLELSKELGTDVKREYCHENNDEELREQLRKETYDKCYAIAEAGNKDKKEREDSFDKIKADFEESYAAAHTELSEDEIAAKYALIDRYYADVMRDSMRRCLLDEGKRLDGRKTDEIRPIWCEVSPLPMPHGSSLFQRGETMSLTTCTLGTKLDEKMVDDVLNKSYQRFILHYNFPPFCTGEAKSQRGVGRREIGHGHLAWRALKNQIPADYPYTVRLVSEILESNGSSSMATVCAGTLALMDAGVPMKKPVSGIAMGLIKNPGEDKYAVLSDILGDEDHLGDMDFKTTGTKDGLTATQMDIKCDGLSFDILEKALLQAKAGREYILGKLTDTISEPRAELKPQVPRIVAIEIPKEFIGAIIGPGGKIIQQMQEETGATITIDEVEGKGKVQVSGANKDVIDAALAKIKGIVAVPDVGEVYEGTVRSIMPYGCFVEIMPGKDGLLHISEIDWKRLETVEEAGIKEGDKIQVKLMEIDPKTGKYKLSRRALLPKPEGYVERERRPRPERGERRPRPDRGERRPRPEFNDGEPRHFEHKDFHDPMENKEPKDFNDSLDKQDF
- the crcB gene encoding fluoride efflux transporter CrcB: MLKNIIIVAIGSGIGGVVRYLLSKVIQGSILTSFPIGTLVVNLLGCLLIGIFYGLFDRGSLLNPNLRLLLTVGFCGGFTTFSTFMNESLQLFRSDNILYGALYAGGSVFLGLLAVFLGSQLIKQI
- a CDS encoding TlpA disulfide reductase family protein, whose translation is MKKTILKLFYVCVIVVTTIGVSSCGRQKFHIEGNITDAKDSTLYFENVGLNGPVVLDSVKLAEDGSFSFSGNKTNAPEFYRLRIAGQCINLSIDSTETVTVKASYPTMPTKYTVSGSYNCSKIKELALMQIDLTNKATALNNNSQLGGLAQDSIAKLVEAYKSKVKHDYIFKEPNKAYAYYALFQTLGNSLIFNPRNNKDDIKVFAAVATSWDTYYPKAMRGKNLHNIAIEGMKNTRIVEAQNNQKIDASKVTVSGVIDIPLYDNNGHLRHLTDLKGKVVMLDFHVFATKESTQRIMALRSIYNKYHNKGFEIYQVSLDQDEHFWKVNTAELPWISVRDADGMDSRYLTTYNIQNLPAFFLIDKNNSLVKRDSQIKNLDEEIKKLL